The sequence ACCCTGAGGTTTACCGCTACTGCGCAGGCTATCAGTATAACGACAAAACCATTGTGGGCTTCAGCCATACGCATTTCAGCGGAACGGGCCACTCGGATCTTGGCGACTTCCTTATTATGCCCTCAACGGGTAAACTCTATCTGAACCCCGGGACTTGGGACCACCCCGAAGAAGGCTACCGCTCCACCTTCAGCCACACAACGGAAGCTGCCTCACCCGGATACTACACTGTCAAACTGGATAAGTATAACATCAAGGCGGAGCTTACTGCTTCGAACAGAACCGGTTTCCACCAGTACACCTTCCCCAAATCCGACAGCGCCCACATCATACTCGATATGAATTACGGCATTTATAACTACGACGGCAAGGTGATCTGGAGCTCTATTAGAATTGAAAACGACACACTTGTAACTGGATACCGCATTACTGAAGGCTGGGCCCGGACGCGCTACATTTACTTTGCCATGGTTTTCTCCAAACCGTTCAAAAACTACGGCTATAAAAACAGCACCGAACCCTTGTATAAAGGCTTCTGGAGAAAGTTTAACCAGAGTGAAAATTTTCCTGAAATGGCGGGGAAAAATATTAAGGCGTATTTTGATTTCTCAACAAATGAAAATGAGAAGATTAAAGTTAAGCTCGCCATTTCATCGGTAAGTTCTGAAGGCGCCCTTAAGAATCTCGTGACTGAAGTTCCCGGATGGGACTTTGACTTTGTACGCAGCCAGGCCCGCAGGAGCTGGGAAAAAGAATTAAATAAAATTACCATTGCGGCCACAGACAGCGTTATGACAAGTTTCTACACCTCGATGTACCACGCCGATATCAGTCCCGTAACCTACAGCGACGTGGACGGATACTACAGGGGGCTTGATAACAACATACATAAGGCAGAAGGCTACACAAACTACACAACTTTCTCTTTATGGGATACATACCGGGCGCTTCATCCCCTCTTTACAATAATTCAGCAGAAGAGGACAAGCGGCATGGTGCAGTCGATGATTGACCACTACTCCCAGAGCGTGCACAAGCTTCTTCCCGTCTGGGCGCACTATGGAAACGAAAACTGGTGCATGATAGGTTACCACAGCGTGCCTGTAATTGCTGATGCGTACCTGAAGGGAATAAGGGGCTTCGATACATTAAAGGCTCTTGAGGCCTGCATAGGAACTGCCCGGAAGAGCTCCTTCCAGGGAATTGGGGACTACCAGAGGCTTGGTTATGTGCCTATGGATAAGCTCGGCCAATCGGCTTCTGTAACTCTGGAATATGCTTATGACGACTTTACAATTTCGCGGTTTGCCGGTGCCGTAAATAAAACGGCAGAAGAAAATGAGTTCACAAAAAGAGCCATGAATTACAAAAATATATTCGACACTTCAACAGGCTTTATGAGGGCAAAGGATTCCAAGGGTAACTGGAAAAGCCCGATGGATCCTTTAAGCACTGACGGGCAGGGCTTCATTGAAGGCAACGCCTGGAATTACTCACTCTACGTGCCGCAGGATATAAAGGGGTTTATTGGACTCCTTGGCGGAAAAGACAGGCTCGCCAGAAGGCTCGACTCGCTTTTTACGATGCAGCTGGACGACAAGTATTTTGAAAATACAGAAGATATCTCACGCTCGGGACTCATCGGAAACTACGTGCATGGAAACGAACCGAGCCATCACGTTCCCTATATGTACAACTGGGCGCTTCAGCCCTGGAAGACGCAGCAGAAGATTCACCTGATCATGAATTCCATGTACCGCAACGCTCCTGACGGCCTTTGCGGAAACGACGACTGCGGACAGATGTCGGCCTGGTACATCTTCAGCGCCATGGGCTTTTACCCCGTCTGCCCCGGGACAAATGAGTATGTAATAGGAAGCCCCTCGGTAAATGAGGCTAAGATTACCCTCGAGAATGGGAAATTGTTTACAATAAAGGCAGAAAATTACAATAGTAAGAATATTTACATTCAGTCTGCCGAGTTAAACGGCAGGCCGTATAACAAAAGCTACTTCATGCATGAAGACATAATGCATGGCGGAAGCCTCATATTCCACATGGGCCCAAAGCCAAATAATAAATGGGCGGCTTCTGAAGACTCCATTCCCTTTTCCATTACAAAATGAGTTTTGCCCCAAAGATGCCGGGGATCATTTCCCGGCATCTTTTGCGGGCGGGCAAATTTCTGTGAATTTTTAGTGTCCTCCTGCCAGAACCGGTTCACCCAGCGATATACCCTTCCTGTTCCTGTCAATAAAGTATCCCCATGCAACAAAAATCCACTGCATCAGGCTTCCAACTGCAACTGCCTCAGCTGATGGAGGCGGCGGACTTACCATATTTGTTACATATATGGCTAAAAGAAATATGAGAAGACTCCAGAGCCCGATCGTCCCTTTCTTATTTTCAGCCCTCGTTGAAAAAATATAAAGGGCCGCCCCGGCAATAAATATGACGCCTTCAACCAGCACTGTAAGGGAAACAAAGTTCCAGAGCCCGAGCCCCACTTTAATGCTGCTTCCCGGGTACAAAGGAAGATCCGGCACATGGGAAATCAAATCAAGTATCCAGTGGCTTAAGACAAGCGTTCCCAATATGAGGGAGCTCTTAAGGTTTTTCCTTATAAGATAATAGACACCTCCTAAGAGCAGAGCCCATATAAGGACAAAAAGCAGGCTGTGAGAAAAAGGATAATAAATAAAATTTAGCGGAGTAAATTCAGAATTACCCGGCTCAATTTTGACTTTCTCAATTCCTGTTAGCATGAGCATCGGCCACAAAAGGTCAATAAACTGCGAAGCCAGGAACATTGTGCCGAGCGACGGCTTATCGTCCAGTTTTTTTGCAGCCAGGGCTGCACCAAAATGACCAATAAACATATTGCCCCCTCTTTTATTTTAATTGAACAGTACAGTAACCCCCAGGTGTGCAGTTATAAGGTCCGTTTTCGACCTTGATGGAGTAAACAGCACCTTTCCCTGCTCAATTCTCATCGACCCTTCCTTCAGGTACTCTGCTTCCGAGCCCAGCATATAGCGTGCTTTTAAGTCTATCCATATGCCGGTAACCCTCCAGGGAGAGTTCGTTTCTTCATCATTGTTTTCCATTTCATGAACCTTTATCATCAGCCCCCCTCCTCCGCCATAGCTCCAGGCCCAGTCGTCAAAGTTTGTAGAGCTGGCTACTTCCTTGTCAAAGTTACCGCTGCTGTTGATCTGTGTCTGTGTGTAGAGATAGGAGCCTCCCCAGAGCCCTTCAATATAAGGCCTGACGTTCCCGGCCGGAGGCATAATTTGCAAAAGGAGGTGAAAGTTGACAATGTTATTTGTTCTGTTCACGCCTACCGTCACGTCCGGAATGGTCGTGCTGAAAGGTTCATTGCGCGACTCACTGCCGTAGGTCATATAGCTCCCGTCCAGGCCGAGCGTAAAAGGCATTGAAGGGTTTACAGTCCAGAGAGTTAAGAACCCCTCTGCCCCGAAGCCCATGCGGTCTATACTTTTTTTGAAATCCCCCTGCGGAAACCCCATCATAAAGTTGATGCCCGCAGACTGTGGAAGGATTTCAGGGCTTAAGCCGAACAGGAAAATAAATAATGCCGTTATGGTAAATTTTCTTCTCATCCTTTTTCCTTTGTATTTGAAAAGTTCACTATAATATTAATGAATTTCTGGAAAAATTACTATTTCCGCCGTTACGGGAAAAGGGAGTTTTCCCACACAAGCCGAACTTTTTTAACGAAAGATAAGTTATAAATAGAAAACCTGGTTATAAAAGCCGGATAATCAGCTAAGTTAAAACAAAAATGTAAATCAATTAAAGCGGCCTAAGTAAGATTTATTTTGAAATGAGAATACTACTTCTATCCGGAAATGAAAAAGAGCTGGCGGGAGTCTTAAAAGCAAGCCAGGAGAGGTTCACAGAGGAGCTCGCCCTTAAGTCTGCTTCAGATCCCTCCAGAGCACAGGGCCTGCTGAAAGAAAATGAGTTTGACCTTTTAATTGTGGACCTGGACCTGCAGGCGTTAAAAAACAGGGACACATTCTCCACGATTTTAATCTCTGCAGCAGGAATACCTGTAATATCCACAGGCAGCAGCATATCCTCCGAGGATGACTTATATTTTGGAGCAGACGACTTCCTGCCCAAAAGTGACCTGAGCCCTGCAATTCTGGAACATTCCATCAGGCATGTGCAAAAGCTCAAAAAAATGGAAAGAAAACTCAGGGAAAAAGAGGAACAGATCATCTTAACTGCCCGGCATTCCCCTGTCTTGATACTAAAGCAGGATAAAAACCTCCACTATACCTGGAGCAACAATTCATTCCTCGGATATTCTTCTGAAGAAGTAAAGGGTAAGACAGACATCGAGATTTTACCCCGGGAAGATGCCCTGGTCCTGCAGGCAATTAAAAAGCAGGTTCTCGAATCGTCCATCAAGACGCGGAAGATCGTAAAAACAAAAGCCAGGGGCAGGGATTTCTATTATGACATCGTAATTGAGCCCGATTACGATGAAAACGGCAATATGAAGGGTGTCGTCTCCACTGCACTCGATATTACAGAAAAAAAGAGTGTTGAACGGGAATTTTTAAGGGCTAAAAGCCTCCTTGAGAAGATGTTCGCAAACCTGAATGAGGCTGTTTTTGTAAGTGAAAGGTCAACCGGCAAAATAATTGCATGCAACCCTGTAGTTGAAAAAATATTCGGCTACAGACCAGCCGAGGTCATAGGCAAAACCCCTGAGTTCTTATTTTTTTCCGCCGAACATTTTGAAAACCTCAAACGCTTAGGCGACCCCCAGCTCGCAAGGGAAAACACGTTCCGGACTGAATACCAGATGAAAAAGAAAGACGGCACAACAATCGACACCGAACATACCATTAATATCCTTAAAAATTCAAAGGGCTGGGATGAAGTGCTCATTACTATTGTAATCGATATTACAGAAAGAAAAAGAACCGAGCACGCACTTATAAGCGCCAAGGAAAAAGCTGAAAAATCAGACCGGATGAAAACCGAGTTCCTGGCACAGATATCACATGAAATCAGGACTCCTGTTAATACTATACTTACCTATTCAGCTCTATTGAAAGAAGAGCTGGATTTAAGGGAGGACGACGAGCTCAGGAAGAACTTCAAGATAATTGAAAAAGCGGGCAAAAGGCTTTTCAGAACCGTAGATCTTATTGTCAATA is a genomic window of Ignavibacteria bacterium containing:
- a CDS encoding glycoside hydrolase family 92 protein, yielding MRVAAYALFLIGFLFLHSDVFSRPDGKESAKKKTPYDYVDPFIGTKEMGHTFPGACVPFGMVQLSPETDTVQFLKDGKYNPEVYRYCAGYQYNDKTIVGFSHTHFSGTGHSDLGDFLIMPSTGKLYLNPGTWDHPEEGYRSTFSHTTEAASPGYYTVKLDKYNIKAELTASNRTGFHQYTFPKSDSAHIILDMNYGIYNYDGKVIWSSIRIENDTLVTGYRITEGWARTRYIYFAMVFSKPFKNYGYKNSTEPLYKGFWRKFNQSENFPEMAGKNIKAYFDFSTNENEKIKVKLAISSVSSEGALKNLVTEVPGWDFDFVRSQARRSWEKELNKITIAATDSVMTSFYTSMYHADISPVTYSDVDGYYRGLDNNIHKAEGYTNYTTFSLWDTYRALHPLFTIIQQKRTSGMVQSMIDHYSQSVHKLLPVWAHYGNENWCMIGYHSVPVIADAYLKGIRGFDTLKALEACIGTARKSSFQGIGDYQRLGYVPMDKLGQSASVTLEYAYDDFTISRFAGAVNKTAEENEFTKRAMNYKNIFDTSTGFMRAKDSKGNWKSPMDPLSTDGQGFIEGNAWNYSLYVPQDIKGFIGLLGGKDRLARRLDSLFTMQLDDKYFENTEDISRSGLIGNYVHGNEPSHHVPYMYNWALQPWKTQQKIHLIMNSMYRNAPDGLCGNDDCGQMSAWYIFSAMGFYPVCPGTNEYVIGSPSVNEAKITLENGKLFTIKAENYNSKNIYIQSAELNGRPYNKSYFMHEDIMHGGSLIFHMGPKPNNKWAASEDSIPFSITK
- a CDS encoding PAS domain S-box protein, which encodes MRILLLSGNEKELAGVLKASQERFTEELALKSASDPSRAQGLLKENEFDLLIVDLDLQALKNRDTFSTILISAAGIPVISTGSSISSEDDLYFGADDFLPKSDLSPAILEHSIRHVQKLKKMERKLREKEEQIILTARHSPVLILKQDKNLHYTWSNNSFLGYSSEEVKGKTDIEILPREDALVLQAIKKQVLESSIKTRKIVKTKARGRDFYYDIVIEPDYDENGNMKGVVSTALDITEKKSVEREFLRAKSLLEKMFANLNEAVFVSERSTGKIIACNPVVEKIFGYRPAEVIGKTPEFLFFSAEHFENLKRLGDPQLARENTFRTEYQMKKKDGTTIDTEHTINILKNSKGWDEVLITIVIDITERKRTEHALISAKEKAEKSDRMKTEFLAQISHEIRTPVNTILTYSALLKEELDLREDDELRKNFKIIEKAGKRLFRTVDLIVNMSELQTGTYELYPREMDIYNDILRNLYAEFRKYAADKGVVMQLENYSSDASIIADEYSISQVFRSLIDNAVKYTDQGKIRIILEKDEEDRLIVSIEDTGIGISESYLPRLFEPFSQEDQSYTRSYQGNGLGLALAKKYAELNGAVIEVKSIKGSGTVFRVVFDR